A genomic segment from Lates calcarifer isolate ASB-BC8 linkage group LG13, TLL_Latcal_v3, whole genome shotgun sequence encodes:
- the me2 gene encoding LOW QUALITY PROTEIN: NAD-dependent malic enzyme, mitochondrial (The sequence of the model RefSeq protein was modified relative to this genomic sequence to represent the inferred CDS: deleted 2 bases in 2 codons): MLSRLRTTWSLRPCVSVCRWAHTKEKGKPLMLNPRTNKGMAFSLQERQILGIHGLLPPKVETQDIQAMRFQKNLKKMTDPLEKYIYLMGIQERNERLFYRVLMEDIEELMPIVYTPTVGLACTQYGHIFRRPKGLFISIRDKGHIRSILDNWPETNVAAVVVTDGERILGLGDLGVYGMGIPVGKLCLYTACAGIRPEKCLPVVIDVGTDNETLLKDPLYMGLYQKRDRSQAYDDLIDEFMEAVVEKYGQDTLIQFEDFGNHNAFRFLRKYREKYCTFNDDIQGTASVALAGLLAAQRAVGKPITEHRVLFLGAGEAALGIANLIVMAMMETGMSQAEARKKIWMYDKHGLLVKGRPQETDTNQEAFVHDSPGTVQSFLDAVNTIKPTAIIGVAGAGRLFNHDVIKAMGTLNERPIIFALSNPTTKAECTAEDAYTLTDGRCLFASGSPFGPVTLSDGRVFTPGQGNNAYIFPGVALAVVLSGVRHISDTVFLEAAKTLAEQLTDKELEEGRLYPPLSNIREVSVQMAVKVMEYVYAKGMAFRYPEPVDKNGFIRATVWNTNYDSFLPDTYDWPGVSFSPKTN; this comes from the exons ATGTTGTCCAGGTTGAGGACAACGTGGTCCCTGAGgccctgtgtctctgtttgcaGATGGGCACATACCAAAGAGAAGGGC AAGCCCCTCATGCTCAACCCTCGTACCAACAAA GGCATGGCCTTCTCTCTACAGGAGCGACAGATTTTGGGGATACATGGTCTGTTGCCCCCCAAAGTGGAGACTCAGGACATTCAGGCCATGCGCTTTCAGAAAAATCTCAAGAAAATGACTGATCCACTAGAGAA GTACATCTACTTGATGGGCATCCAGGAAAGGAATGAGAGGCTTTTTTATAGGGTGTTGATGGAAGATATAGAGGAACTGATGCCAATAGTCTACACTCCCACTGTAGGCCTTGCCTGCACGCAATATGGACATATCTTTAGAAGACCCAA AGGCTTGTTCATCTCCATTCGGGACAAAGGACACATCCGCTCCATCCTAGACAACTGGCCAGAGACTAATGTTGCA GCAGTAGTAGTAACTGATGGAGAGCGCATTTTAGGATTAGGAGACCTGGGCGTTTATGGAATGGGCATCCCTGTCGGAAAACTTTGCCTGTACACTGCCTGTGCCGGCATTAGACCTGAAAAATGTCTGCCTGTGGTGATAGATGTTGGCACAGACAATGAG ACTCTCCTCAAGGATCCACTGTACATGGGCCTGTACCAGAAGCGAGATCGCTCTCAGGCATATGATGATCTGATTGATGAGTTCATGGAAGCTGTGGTGGAGAAATATGGACAGGATACACTGATCCAATTTGAGGACTTTGGGAACCACAATGCCTTCCGCTTCCTCAGGAAGTACAGGGAGAAATACTGTACCTTCAATGACGATATCCAAG GTACTGCGTCTGTAGCCCTTGCTGGTCTGTTAGCAGCTCAGAGAGCTGTTGGCAAACCCATCACTGAACAC AGGGTGCTTTTCCTGGGAGCTGGAGAG GCTGCCCTTGGTATTGCTAATCTTATTGTCATGGCCATGATGGAGACTGGGATGAGCCAAGCTGAggccagaaaaaaaatctggatgTATGATAAACATGGCTTATTAGTAAAG GGCAGACCGCAGGAAACCGACACTAATCAGGAGGCATTTGTCCACGACAGTCCAGGGACTGTACAGAGCTTCCTAGATGCTGTCAACACCATTAAACCTACAGCTATCATTG GTGTGGCAGGAGCTGGACGTCTTTTCAACCATGATGTCATCAAGGCCATGGGAACCCTGAACGAACGACCGATCATCTTTGCCCTGAGTAACCCAACCACTAAAGCGGAGTGCACAGCAGAGGATGCCTACACACTCACTGAT GGTAGGTGTCTTTTTGCCAGTGGCAGTCCATTTGGCCCTGTGACTCTGAGTGATGGCCGCGTCTTTACTCCTGGACAAGGGAACAATGCCTACATCTTCCCAG GTGTGGCCCTGGCTGTCGTCCTGAGTGGAGTGAGACACATCAGTGACACAGTATTCCTAGAGGCTGCCAAG ACCCTTGCAGAGCAACTGACAGATAAAGAGCTTGAAGAAGGAAGACTGTATCCTCCTCTTTCCAACATCAGAGAGGTCTCTGTCCAGATGGCTGTCAAG GTGATGGAGTATGTATATGCTAAAGGCATGGCATTCCGCTACCCTGAGCCTGTGGACAAGAACGGCTTCATACGTGCTACTGTCTGGAACACCAACTACGACTCCTTTCTGCCAGATACGTATGACTGGCCAGGTGTCAGCTTCAGCCCCAAGACTAACTAG